In a genomic window of Nostoc sp. UHCC 0870:
- a CDS encoding RNA recognition motif domain-containing protein: protein MSVYIGNLSHKVEDHDIRQFFLKYGSVKRILVSTNHKMGNKRGFAVIEMETDTEEIAAIHALRGTEWMGYSLKVNRAKTIADVV from the coding sequence ATGTCCGTTTATATCGGTAATCTATCTCATAAAGTGGAAGATCATGATATCAGACAGTTTTTTTTAAAGTATGGATCTGTGAAGCGAATTTTAGTGTCTACGAACCATAAAATGGGTAATAAGAGGGGATTTGCAGTTATAGAAATGGAAACTGATACTGAAGAGATAGCAGCGATTCATGCCTTAAGAGGTACTGAATGGATGGGTTATAGTCTCAAAGTTAATAGAGCTAAGACCATCGCAGATGTAGTTTAG
- a CDS encoding allophycocyanin: protein MSLIIKSILSADIEARYLSPGELGSIKSFIKSGESRLRLVQILTENRERIVKLSGNQLFQKRPDIISPGGNAYGQEMTATCLRDMDYYLRLITYSIVAGDSTPIQEIGVSGAREMYRSLGTSIAAVSESIRAMKSIATSMMSGEDANEVGGYFDYLIAGLQ from the coding sequence ATGAGCCTGATTATAAAGTCAATTCTTAGTGCAGATATAGAAGCTCGATATCTTAGCCCTGGTGAATTAGGGTCAATCAAAAGCTTTATTAAGAGTGGTGAAAGTCGTCTGCGCCTTGTTCAGATTTTAACTGAAAATCGGGAGCGTATTGTTAAACTCTCTGGAAACCAACTGTTTCAAAAGCGTCCAGATATTATCTCACCCGGTGGGAATGCTTATGGTCAGGAAATGACGGCAACTTGTCTACGAGATATGGATTACTACCTACGCTTGATTACTTACAGTATTGTAGCTGGGGATTCTACTCCAATTCAAGAGATTGGGGTTAGTGGCGCGCGTGAAATGTACAGGTCTCTTGGTACTTCGATTGCAGCTGTTTCTGAAAGTATCCGTGCGATGAAGAGTATTGCTACCTCAATGATGTCTGGAGAAGACGCTAATGAAGTAGGCGGTTATTTCGACTACCTAATCGCTGGACTCCAGTAA
- a CDS encoding TMEM143 family protein, giving the protein MAVYANREAFIPYTRSDIIKLCLQDGQLNETDAQKFQDFCKILIAYYHFRFHRTLETIKDNYVPFNPNADIQPITPPTFEQYDDMELNVVNSFEHIVERANYMPLPESIIKQALTTKSLIDLTTQVNFDDFDRFLCYYRGDNCKTILGKKLFFWKKEKIIDIFERIVLLVKFKEAAYFRAKKKKNQDLKFIPGKMYVYFYKNIPKLDVDLLFPNVETSMTWKDRLLFGIPAIGSAIPLILRTLPNLLLLVAAIFIVLNVPFLVESLNVDLEQVRNVMPVLVATLSLTITLGGFAFKQYTNYKNKKIKFQKYVTDTLFFKNLANNASVFQMFIELAEEEECKEIILVYYHLLTSPTPLNPQQLDDHIETWMENKLGTTINFDIQGPLDNLENIHGQVVQNSKITDDSLEIPLLTYDHQGACQVLPLDDAKAVIDYVWDNVFRYNGIIL; this is encoded by the coding sequence ATGGCTGTTTACGCAAATCGAGAGGCATTCATTCCCTACACTCGCAGCGATATTATCAAACTTTGCTTGCAAGATGGTCAGCTAAATGAGACTGATGCCCAAAAATTTCAAGATTTCTGCAAAATTCTCATTGCATACTATCACTTTCGCTTCCACAGAACCTTAGAAACTATCAAAGATAATTACGTACCCTTTAACCCCAATGCAGATATTCAACCAATAACTCCACCGACATTTGAGCAATATGATGACATGGAGTTGAATGTCGTTAATAGCTTTGAGCATATTGTGGAAAGAGCCAATTATATGCCTTTACCTGAATCAATTATCAAACAAGCACTAACAACTAAATCTCTAATTGATTTGACAACTCAAGTAAATTTTGATGATTTTGACCGCTTTTTGTGTTACTATCGCGGTGATAATTGTAAAACAATTCTAGGAAAAAAATTGTTTTTTTGGAAAAAAGAAAAGATAATTGATATTTTTGAAAGGATTGTTTTATTAGTAAAATTTAAAGAAGCCGCTTACTTCCGTGCCAAGAAGAAAAAAAATCAAGATTTGAAATTTATTCCTGGTAAGATGTATGTTTATTTCTACAAAAATATTCCCAAACTAGATGTTGACTTACTCTTTCCTAACGTCGAAACAAGCATGACATGGAAAGATAGATTACTTTTTGGCATTCCAGCGATTGGGTCGGCAATTCCGCTAATATTAAGAACGTTACCTAATTTATTATTGCTAGTTGCCGCAATTTTTATAGTATTGAATGTACCATTTCTGGTTGAATCATTAAATGTAGACTTAGAACAAGTCCGAAATGTCATGCCTGTTTTGGTGGCAACTTTATCATTAACTATTACTTTGGGTGGATTCGCCTTTAAACAATACACTAACTACAAGAATAAAAAAATTAAATTTCAAAAATATGTTACAGATACGCTATTTTTCAAGAATTTAGCTAACAATGCCAGTGTCTTTCAAATGTTTATTGAATTAGCAGAAGAAGAAGAATGTAAGGAAATTATTCTGGTATACTACCACTTACTTACCAGCCCCACACCATTAAACCCTCAGCAATTAGATGATCACATCGAAACTTGGATGGAGAATAAACTAGGTACAACGATTAACTTTGATATTCAAGGGCCTCTGGACAATCTAGAAAATATTCATGGTCAAGTAGTGCAGAATAGTAAAATAACAGACGATTCCCTAGAAATACCTTTACTCACCTATGATCACCAGGGGGCTTGTCAAGTTCTTCCCTTGGATGATGCTAAAGCAGTGATTGATTACGTTTGGGATAATGTTTTTCGATATAACGGGATAATCTTATAG
- the recN gene encoding DNA repair protein RecN yields MLLCLRIENFALIDQLELEFGAGLNVLTGETGAGKSIILDAIDAILGGKVSSRAIRTGTVRAMVEGTFASTTPLAAWLTEQEIDLIDDSSIVISREITVTSSNIRSRSRVNGVLVNRRILTELRDRLVEITAQGQTVQVGQAAQVRDWLDMYGGEALIKQRQLITSAFSAYQQAHSSLEKRRTSERERLQQLDLLTYQVQELTTANLNDPQELEQLQQERERLNHVVDLQQMSYKVYQALYQNDDETPAAGDLLGDSEATLNHMVEYDTQLQPLLDLIRDAQTALTEVARQINAYGENLEADPQRLEEVEERIRELKQIVRKYGPTLTEAIAYYQRINGELAELNDSEQSIESLEQQEQASLEKLTQACEKLTKLRQKTAATLESRLISELKPLAMEKVKFQVQIVPTAPTAAGADKITFMFSPNPGEPLQPLTEIASGGEMSRFLLALKACFTQADAAGTLVFDEIDVGVSGRVAQAIAEKLHQLSQHHQVLCVTHQPLVAAMADQHFRVNKQTITQGKGKKADNGNTEQRTVVRVTNLDDLTTRREELAQLAGGKSASDAIAFADSLLMQAANHRRGVE; encoded by the coding sequence ATGTTGCTCTGCTTGCGAATTGAGAACTTTGCCCTGATTGATCAACTAGAACTAGAATTTGGCGCGGGACTGAATGTATTGACAGGTGAAACCGGCGCGGGAAAATCGATTATTTTAGACGCTATAGATGCTATTTTAGGCGGAAAAGTCTCTAGTCGCGCTATTCGCACGGGGACTGTTAGGGCAATGGTGGAAGGAACTTTTGCCTCAACAACGCCTTTAGCAGCTTGGTTGACGGAACAAGAAATAGATTTAATTGATGATAGTTCTATAGTTATTAGCCGAGAAATTACAGTCACTTCTAGTAATATCCGCAGTCGATCGCGGGTGAATGGTGTATTGGTCAACCGTCGAATTTTAACAGAATTGCGCGATCGCTTGGTGGAAATTACTGCCCAAGGTCAAACTGTCCAAGTCGGACAAGCCGCCCAAGTCCGTGATTGGTTAGATATGTATGGCGGTGAAGCTTTAATTAAGCAGCGTCAACTCATCACCTCAGCCTTTAGTGCTTACCAACAAGCCCACAGCAGCCTAGAAAAACGCCGCACCTCGGAACGGGAACGCTTACAACAACTGGATTTACTCACCTATCAAGTCCAGGAATTAACTACAGCCAACCTCAACGACCCCCAGGAATTAGAACAACTCCAGCAAGAACGAGAACGCCTGAATCATGTTGTTGATTTGCAACAGATGAGTTACAAAGTTTACCAAGCTTTGTATCAAAACGACGACGAAACCCCAGCCGCCGGCGACCTGTTGGGCGACAGTGAAGCTACATTAAATCACATGGTGGAGTATGATACCCAACTGCAACCACTGTTAGATTTAATTAGAGATGCTCAAACAGCATTAACAGAAGTAGCGCGACAAATCAACGCCTATGGGGAAAATTTAGAAGCTGACCCCCAAAGGTTAGAGGAAGTAGAAGAACGCATCCGGGAATTAAAACAAATTGTCCGCAAGTATGGCCCTACACTGACAGAAGCGATCGCCTATTATCAACGCATCAATGGGGAATTAGCAGAACTCAATGATAGTGAACAATCTATTGAAAGTTTAGAACAGCAAGAACAAGCTAGTTTGGAAAAATTAACTCAAGCTTGTGAAAAATTAACTAAGCTACGTCAAAAAACCGCCGCTACTCTAGAATCTCGCTTAATCTCGGAACTCAAACCCTTGGCGATGGAAAAGGTAAAGTTTCAAGTACAAATTGTCCCCACTGCGCCAACTGCTGCGGGTGCAGACAAGATCACCTTTATGTTTAGTCCCAATCCCGGCGAACCATTGCAACCATTGACAGAAATTGCTTCTGGGGGTGAAATGAGCCGGTTTTTACTCGCGCTGAAGGCTTGTTTTACTCAAGCTGATGCGGCGGGGACGCTGGTATTTGATGAAATTGACGTGGGTGTGTCGGGGAGGGTAGCGCAAGCAATAGCAGAAAAATTACACCAGCTTAGTCAACATCATCAAGTATTATGTGTGACTCACCAACCCTTAGTAGCCGCTATGGCAGATCAACACTTTCGGGTGAATAAGCAAACTATTACTCAAGGTAAAGGTAAGAAAGCAGACAATGGCAACACTGAACAGCGTACTGTGGTGCGTGTCACGAACTTGGATGATTTGACCACTCGCCGAGAGGAATTAGCACAGTTAGCCGGTGGTAAGTCTGCAAGTGATGCGATCGCTTTTGCTGATTCTTTGTTAATGCAAGCTGCTAACCATCGTCGTGGAGTGGAATAA
- a CDS encoding ABC1 kinase family protein yields MIVKTLPTDSRPIEGELQVTEQATLTKIVEPEILSYNPAEIAAHYQARPWQVIGRIFAVLGPTISFVLGLWWDLKRGVVVKNDQRRAIQLRELLTQLGPAYIKIGQALSTRPDLVPPLYLEELTRLQDQLPAFPNEIAYQFIEEELGNPPEEVYAELSAMPIAAASLGQVYKGKLKTGEEVAVKIQRPDLRERITIDLYILRGLAAWVQKKVKRVRSDLVGILDELGDRIFEEMDYIHEGENAERFFELYGHIKEIYVPKIYWQYTNRRVLTMEWINGTKLTQTAEIEAQGIDARYLIEVGVQCSLRQLLEHGFFHADPHPGNLLATPDGKLAYLDFGMMSEIQPPQRYGLIEAIVHVVNRDFEGLAQDYVKLDFLSPETDLTPIIPAFAKVFANAQGASVAEFNIKSITDDLSALMYEYPFRVPPYYALIIRSLVTLEGIAIYIDPNFKVLSEAYPYVAKRLLTDPAPQLRISLRDLLFKEGKFRWNRLENLLKNARKNQDYDLNLVVNQGVDFLSSERGSFIRDKLVDEFLNGLNALSKNVLHNFTYLLRERVGITAINETPGATVEQQQTLEHIKNISNILRETRGFDAAQLAPQIAQLLVNPGVQRLGQQITNQLLQKATVRLLRELLAAEEVNSNEKSQLAKSTNLSLSTKRL; encoded by the coding sequence ATGATTGTTAAGACACTTCCCACAGACTCCCGACCGATTGAGGGTGAACTGCAAGTTACAGAACAGGCGACGCTAACAAAAATTGTTGAACCTGAGATATTAAGTTACAACCCGGCGGAAATAGCAGCCCATTATCAAGCTAGACCTTGGCAAGTTATCGGGCGTATTTTCGCAGTTTTAGGGCCTACTATATCCTTTGTTTTGGGGTTGTGGTGGGATCTCAAACGGGGAGTTGTCGTCAAAAATGACCAGCGTCGAGCAATTCAATTAAGAGAATTACTAACCCAGTTGGGGCCTGCTTACATCAAAATTGGGCAAGCTTTATCCACTAGACCAGATTTAGTTCCTCCCCTATATCTAGAAGAACTCACAAGATTACAAGACCAATTACCGGCTTTTCCTAACGAAATCGCCTACCAGTTTATTGAAGAAGAACTAGGAAACCCACCTGAAGAGGTTTACGCTGAACTCTCAGCCATGCCGATCGCAGCTGCTTCTTTAGGTCAAGTTTATAAAGGTAAACTAAAAACTGGGGAAGAAGTAGCGGTGAAAATCCAGCGTCCTGACTTAAGGGAACGCATCACTATTGACTTATATATTTTAAGAGGCCTAGCGGCTTGGGTACAGAAAAAAGTCAAGCGTGTACGCAGTGACTTAGTTGGGATTTTAGATGAATTAGGCGATCGCATTTTTGAAGAAATGGATTATATCCATGAAGGCGAAAATGCCGAACGGTTTTTTGAATTATACGGTCACATTAAAGAGATTTACGTACCGAAAATATACTGGCAATATACTAACCGTCGTGTATTAACGATGGAGTGGATTAACGGTACAAAGCTCACCCAAACAGCAGAAATAGAAGCCCAAGGCATAGATGCGCGGTATTTAATTGAAGTCGGTGTACAGTGTTCTTTACGGCAACTTTTAGAACATGGCTTCTTCCACGCTGACCCCCATCCAGGTAACTTATTAGCCACACCAGATGGCAAACTAGCTTATCTTGACTTTGGGATGATGAGCGAGATTCAACCGCCCCAACGTTATGGTTTAATAGAGGCGATCGTCCACGTTGTTAACCGCGACTTTGAAGGACTAGCGCAAGACTACGTTAAACTAGATTTCCTATCTCCAGAAACAGACTTAACGCCAATTATTCCCGCCTTCGCCAAAGTATTTGCTAACGCTCAAGGTGCTAGCGTCGCCGAATTTAACATTAAAAGCATCACTGATGACCTCTCAGCCCTGATGTACGAATATCCTTTCCGTGTACCCCCCTACTATGCTTTAATTATTCGCTCCTTGGTGACACTGGAAGGCATCGCTATATATATAGATCCCAACTTTAAAGTTCTCAGTGAAGCATATCCTTACGTTGCCAAACGTCTATTAACCGACCCAGCACCACAATTAAGAATATCACTCCGAGACTTACTGTTTAAAGAGGGTAAATTCCGGTGGAATCGGTTAGAAAATTTATTAAAGAATGCGCGGAAAAATCAAGACTACGACCTCAATTTAGTAGTTAATCAAGGCGTAGATTTTCTATCTTCTGAACGCGGGTCTTTTATTCGTGACAAACTAGTAGATGAGTTTTTAAATGGACTGAATGCTTTAAGCAAAAATGTCCTACATAACTTTACCTATCTACTAAGAGAAAGAGTAGGTATTACAGCCATCAACGAAACCCCAGGTGCAACAGTTGAGCAACAACAAACCTTAGAACATATCAAAAATATCTCCAATATCTTAAGAGAAACTCGCGGCTTTGATGCAGCACAACTTGCACCACAAATAGCTCAATTATTAGTAAATCCTGGCGTACAACGTTTAGGTCAGCAAATTACCAATCAATTGCTACAAAAGGCTACAGTCCGATTACTACGGGAATTGTTAGCAGCAGAAGAAGTTAATAGCAATGAAAAAAGTCAGTTAGCGAAATCTACAAACTTATCTCTGTCTACCAAAAGACTATAA
- a CDS encoding SUMF1/EgtB/PvdO family nonheme iron enzyme: protein MAEVSPKIFISYSHEDEPLKNELIKHLSILKRQGVISIWQDRKISPGTEWDKEIKDNLQTADIILLLVSPDFIASEYCNGVEVKIAIERHNAGDARVIPVILRNVFWQLDHFVKLQALPTNATPVKSWTNQDDAFTDIAQGIRKVAQELIRKRQEEQARANKASALAQYRQKVEEFAADGEISMAESFILQDEQKKLGLTDQEVEKIREQVLEPYGIYKENLDKYRQFFTQLVKAQGYPLGAKGKAELRTVQKHYNLKDEDIAHIEQEQEVIEQEQPQPKIQSFDFDTATVTVKSGKCLVNRSKGRAELFTENLGDGVNLEMVAIPRGQFLMGSPASEANRDSDESPQHTVKIQPFFMGKFPVTQAQWRVVAGWDKVNIDLKSDPSRFTGNNRPVERVSWDDAVEFCARLSRKTNRIYRLPSEAEWEYACRAGTTTPFYFGETITPELANYDGNSTYGAGSKGEYRQQTTDVGIFPANLFGLYDLHGNIWEWCQDEWHDNYNGAPNDGSAWVSDNDNRKRLLRGGSWSYNPWSCRSAYRGWIARVGWYDHVGFRVVISVLRT, encoded by the coding sequence ATGGCAGAGGTATCGCCCAAGATATTCATTTCCTACTCACACGAAGACGAACCCCTGAAAAATGAACTCATTAAACACCTGAGTATCTTAAAACGGCAGGGAGTGATTTCTATATGGCAAGACCGTAAGATATCACCCGGAACAGAGTGGGATAAAGAAATTAAAGACAATCTTCAAACAGCCGATATCATTCTGCTTCTCGTCAGTCCAGACTTTATTGCTTCTGAGTATTGTAACGGTGTAGAAGTTAAGATAGCCATAGAACGTCATAATGCTGGAGATGCTAGGGTTATTCCTGTTATTCTCAGAAATGTTTTTTGGCAATTAGACCACTTTGTTAAACTGCAAGCTTTACCCACAAATGCTACACCTGTTAAATCTTGGACGAATCAAGATGATGCGTTTACCGATATAGCTCAAGGTATTAGAAAGGTTGCTCAAGAGTTAATTAGGAAGCGTCAGGAAGAACAAGCACGCGCGAACAAAGCATCAGCACTAGCTCAATATCGCCAAAAAGTGGAAGAATTTGCGGCTGATGGCGAAATTTCTATGGCAGAGTCTTTTATCTTGCAAGACGAACAAAAAAAGCTGGGATTAACAGACCAAGAAGTTGAGAAAATCAGAGAGCAAGTATTAGAGCCTTATGGAATATATAAGGAAAATCTAGACAAGTATCGGCAATTTTTTACGCAGTTGGTAAAGGCGCAAGGATATCCACTGGGGGCGAAAGGTAAAGCTGAGTTACGCACGGTGCAGAAACACTATAACCTGAAAGATGAAGACATAGCCCACATAGAGCAAGAACAAGAGGTAATAGAACAGGAGCAACCACAGCCTAAAATTCAGTCGTTTGATTTTGACACCGCTACCGTAACTGTAAAATCAGGAAAATGTCTAGTTAATCGCAGCAAAGGTAGAGCCGAGCTTTTCACTGAAAACCTAGGTGATGGTGTCAATCTAGAAATGGTCGCTATTCCTCGTGGTCAGTTTCTCATGGGTTCGCCAGCAAGTGAAGCGAACCGAGACAGTGATGAAAGTCCCCAGCACACAGTGAAGATTCAACCCTTCTTCATGGGGAAATTTCCCGTCACCCAAGCTCAATGGAGAGTAGTTGCTGGTTGGGATAAGGTAAATATTGATTTAAAATCTGACCCATCTAGATTTACAGGTAATAATCGTCCCGTAGAACGGGTATCATGGGATGATGCGGTGGAGTTTTGCGCCAGGCTATCTAGAAAGACTAACAGAATCTATCGTTTACCCAGTGAAGCAGAATGGGAATATGCCTGTCGAGCCGGAACAACTACACCATTTTACTTTGGCGAAACTATCACCCCTGAACTAGCAAATTATGATGGTAACTCTACTTACGGTGCAGGCTCAAAAGGTGAATATCGTCAACAAACAACCGATGTAGGAATATTTCCTGCTAATTTGTTTGGTTTATACGATTTACATGGTAATATATGGGAATGGTGTCAGGATGAGTGGCACGATAATTACAATGGTGCGCCAAATGATGGTAGTGCCTGGGTAAGTGATAATGATAATCGAAAGCGGCTGCTGCGCGGTGGTTCGTGGTCCTACAATCCGTGGAGCTGTCGCTCGGCGTATCGCGGCTGGATCGCGCGTGTCGGTTGGTACGACCACGTGGGTTTTCGGGTTGTGATTTCCGTCCTCAGGACTTAA
- the avd gene encoding diversity-generating retroelement protein Avd translates to MSDLPIIQKTYDLIKWYVPILNRLPRDHKFLLGNRITTELYNLLDGLIIARYAQQKLTQLETLNTKLDILRYQTRLLLDLHLIKTERYEYAQKLLNGIGIDLGGWIKQQKSQNHEIVPTSRFH, encoded by the coding sequence ATGAGTGATTTACCCATCATACAAAAAACATACGACTTAATCAAGTGGTATGTCCCAATTCTTAACCGCTTACCCAGAGATCATAAATTTTTACTAGGTAATCGCATCACCACAGAACTTTATAATCTTCTTGATGGCTTAATCATAGCACGCTACGCCCAACAAAAGTTAACTCAATTAGAAACCTTAAACACCAAACTAGATATATTACGTTACCAAACCCGGTTACTCTTAGATTTACACCTAATCAAAACAGAGCGTTACGAATATGCCCAGAAACTCTTAAATGGTATTGGCATAGATTTAGGCGGTTGGATCAAACAACAAAAAAGCCAAAATCATGAGATAGTACCAACGTCCCGTTTTCACTGA
- a CDS encoding DUF4926 domain-containing protein, producing the protein MNFELYQRVALNRDLDEYQLKKGDVATLIDFVPHPSNGEQGCVLEVFNATGESIAVVIVPITDIKPLRNHEIFSVRSLVEI; encoded by the coding sequence ATGAACTTTGAACTATACCAGCGTGTCGCTTTAAATCGGGACTTGGATGAATATCAATTAAAAAAAGGTGATGTAGCAACCTTAATTGATTTTGTCCCTCATCCCAGCAATGGCGAACAAGGATGTGTTTTAGAAGTATTCAATGCAACTGGTGAATCAATCGCTGTTGTCATCGTTCCCATAACTGATATTAAACCACTGAGAAATCACGAAATTTTCAGTGTTCGTTCTTTAGTGGAAATTTAG
- a CDS encoding DUF6883 domain-containing protein — MKIPPDAIIADEKITRYLLVPREHDDKSKFLALAGFTQDNPELLKAAIRQLADSTEAIQDRDNEYGVFYRVTGELIGLKGRNLAVITVWLQRAVDGKFQLITLKPNKESANEL, encoded by the coding sequence ATGAAAATTCCGCCTGATGCTATTATTGCCGACGAAAAAATTACTCGCTACTTATTAGTACCAAGAGAACACGATGATAAATCAAAGTTTCTCGCCCTAGCTGGATTTACACAAGACAACCCAGAACTATTGAAAGCAGCAATTCGGCAACTGGCAGATTCAACAGAAGCAATACAAGATAGAGATAATGAATATGGGGTGTTCTATCGCGTCACTGGTGAATTAATCGGCTTAAAGGGGCGAAACCTAGCAGTGATTACAGTTTGGCTGCAAAGGGCTGTTGACGGCAAGTTTCAGTTAATCACCCTCAAACCTAACAAGGAGTCTGCAAATGAACTTTGA
- a CDS encoding SUMF1/EgtB/PvdO family nonheme iron enzyme, translated as MRGGSWNNNPRNCRSANRNRNARDNRNNNVGFRVVISVLSTLLLSELVNGNSLSVP; from the coding sequence CTGCGCGGTGGTTCGTGGAACAACAATCCGAGGAACTGTCGCTCGGCGAATCGCAACAGGAACGCGCGTGACAACAGGAACAACAACGTGGGTTTTCGGGTTGTGATTTCCGTCCTCAGCACTCTTCTGCTGTCAGAATTAGTGAATGGGAATTCATTAAGCGTACCATAG
- a CDS encoding pentapeptide repeat-containing protein — protein sequence MRYWQVLASFVLAMVLFLFPLSAEAASSSSITRSAGDELTAKDFTGQSLVGTEFTNVDLKNANFSNADLRGGVFNGTVLEGVNLHGVDFSNGIAYLAQFKNADLSDAVLTDAMMLRSIFNNVDVTGADFTNAVLDGVQVKKLCINASGVNSKTGVDTRESLGCK from the coding sequence ATGAGATATTGGCAAGTGCTAGCTAGTTTTGTTCTAGCTATGGTTTTGTTTTTGTTTCCTCTGTCGGCGGAGGCTGCTAGTTCTTCTAGCATTACCCGTTCGGCTGGTGATGAACTTACAGCTAAGGATTTTACCGGTCAAAGTTTAGTTGGGACTGAGTTTACTAATGTGGATTTAAAGAATGCTAATTTTAGCAACGCTGATTTACGCGGTGGCGTGTTTAACGGTACAGTGTTGGAGGGTGTAAATCTGCATGGTGTCGATTTTAGTAATGGTATTGCTTATTTAGCCCAGTTTAAGAATGCTGATTTAAGTGATGCAGTGTTGACAGATGCGATGATGCTGCGTTCTATTTTTAATAATGTTGATGTCACTGGTGCAGATTTCACGAATGCGGTTTTAGATGGTGTGCAGGTGAAAAAACTTTGTATTAATGCTAGTGGGGTAAATTCTAAAACTGGTGTGGATACTCGCGAGTCTTTAGGTTGTAAGTAG
- the gcvT gene encoding glycine cleavage system aminomethyltransferase GcvT, with translation MANQQETAETLARTPLYQQGVKLKARFTSFGGWEMPVQYSGITREHEAVRNNAGMFDISHMGKFTLQGKNLISQLQGLVPSDLSRLQPGQAQYTVLLNPQGGIIDDIIVYYQGEDSTGTQQVFIIVNAATTTKDKAWLLQHLDQNEVKFQDLSPEKVLIAVQGPKAIKYLQPFVQEDLQPIKAFGHLQTTILGKPAFIARTGYTGEDGFEVLLDPDVGVELWRSLSNAGVTPCGLGARDTLRLEAAMALYGQDIDDTTTPLEAGLGWLVHLDTKGDFIGRAILEEQKVAGVQRRLVGLQTQGRNIARHGYPVIADGKVVGEVTSGTLSLTLGYPVALAYVPTTLSKVGQQLAVEIRGKAYPANVVKRPFYKSKNKV, from the coding sequence GTGGCTAATCAACAAGAAACTGCCGAAACCTTAGCGCGAACCCCTTTATATCAACAGGGTGTAAAACTCAAAGCCCGCTTTACCAGCTTTGGTGGTTGGGAAATGCCGGTGCAATATAGTGGTATTACCCGCGAACATGAAGCGGTGAGAAATAACGCTGGGATGTTTGATATTTCCCACATGGGCAAATTTACCCTCCAAGGTAAAAACCTGATTTCTCAACTCCAGGGTTTAGTACCTTCAGACTTGAGTCGTTTGCAACCAGGTCAAGCTCAATACACTGTATTATTAAACCCCCAAGGGGGAATCATTGATGACATCATTGTCTACTACCAAGGGGAAGATTCCACTGGTACACAACAGGTATTCATCATCGTCAATGCAGCCACTACCACCAAAGACAAAGCATGGTTATTACAGCACCTTGACCAAAATGAGGTCAAGTTTCAAGACCTTTCCCCAGAAAAAGTTTTAATTGCTGTCCAAGGGCCAAAAGCCATCAAATATCTGCAACCTTTTGTCCAAGAAGACCTACAACCAATCAAAGCTTTTGGACACCTCCAAACCACAATACTAGGTAAACCCGCCTTTATTGCCCGCACAGGTTACACCGGGGAAGATGGTTTTGAAGTATTACTAGACCCAGATGTAGGGGTAGAGTTATGGCGTAGTCTCTCTAATGCTGGTGTCACCCCCTGCGGATTGGGTGCGAGAGACACCCTACGCCTAGAAGCAGCAATGGCACTTTACGGACAAGATATCGACGACACGACCACACCCCTAGAGGCTGGGTTAGGTTGGCTAGTTCACCTCGATACCAAAGGAGATTTTATTGGTCGGGCTATTTTAGAAGAACAAAAAGTAGCCGGAGTGCAACGCCGACTCGTAGGTTTACAAACCCAAGGGCGTAACATTGCCCGTCACGGCTACCCAGTGATTGCAGACGGTAAAGTAGTAGGAGAAGTTACTAGTGGCACTCTATCGCTTACACTCGGTTATCCTGTGGCCTTAGCTTACGTTCCCACCACACTATCGAAGGTGGGACAGCAACTAGCAGTAGAAATTCGTGGTAAAGCATACCCAGCAAATGTAGTTAAACGTCCCTTTTATAAGTCGAAAAATAAGGTTTAG